In Pseudarthrobacter sp. ATCC 49987, the sequence ATTCGAAAGGCGCCAGCCGCCGATGTTGTTGATGTCCTAACGTCTAGAGCGGAAGCACCATCGTTGAGGCCTGATGTGCAGCCCGTTGTCGAAGCGCGGTCGGCCCAGGCAAATCTCGAGCCTGTTGGTACGAGGGGGCCGGGCCCGGGCCGGCCGAGAGGCAAGAGAAGGATGGAGCCGTTTTCATCCAAGATCGAGATCGGCCTCCGCGACGAAATGGATGCTTACATCGAGGAATACGGAATCACGATTACAGACTTCCTTGATGAAGCGATACGAGATCGTCTAAAAAAATAATTCCGTCTAGACAGAATTATCAACCCAAGGTCGCCGCGCTGCCGATCCGCGCATCGTGGAAGGCAATGCACCTTCAACTCGACTACCGTGAATACTGAAATATTTTCAGTAGAGGGGGTCGGTCATGGCAGGGCGTAAGAAGCAAGTAGATGGTCAGCTGAGCTTTGAGGCTCTGTGGGCGGCACCAGAGGAGGATCGTGATGAACAAGTACGGCAGGCAGGCTCAGGAAGCCTGGAAGGCAGCAAGTCCGACGCGCTACAGCCAGATCCAGGACCCGGAGGACTTCTTCACCAAGCTGGGGGAGGAAGCCCAGGCACAGGTGGACGGGCTGCTGCTGAAGACCGCGGGACCGGACCCGCAGGGGGAGGGCTATCTGGAGAAGGTCGGCCGGTTGAACGCGGCACGGAACCAGGCCGAGGAAATCGTCCGTTACGAACTGCTCTCGCCACCGGAGACGGCGGACGAGGAGGACGAGTACGTGAACCCGAGTATCCAGGAACACCTGGAGTTTATGGCCGAGGTGCAGAAGCTCAGGGAACAACTCTAGCCACCGATCCCGACAGGTTCCGCCCCTCATCCCAAGACGACCTGGCACCATCGGGTGCCCGCAGCCGCATCCGGGCGAACCTAGCAGCCCTTGAAGTACTGCGGACGCTGCAGAGCGGGAACCGCCAGGCCACGGAGGCCGAGAAAGCGTCACTGGCACGGTGGGGGAGTTGGGGAGCCCAGGGCGTCTTCCAAAT encodes:
- a CDS encoding TnpV protein yields the protein MNKYGRQAQEAWKAASPTRYSQIQDPEDFFTKLGEEAQAQVDGLLLKTAGPDPQGEGYLEKVGRLNAARNQAEEIVRYELLSPPETADEEDEYVNPSIQEHLEFMAEVQKLREQL